CGGTGAACTACGCCGAGGGCTCGGTCTCCGGCCTGATCCGCACCAACGTCTGCGCCGAGCCGGGCGACAGCGGCGGCTCGCTGTTCGCCGGTGGCACCGCCCTGGGCATGACCTCCGGCGGCAGTGGCAACTGCCGCACCGGCGGCACGACCTACTTCCAGCCGGTCACCGAGGCGCTCAGCCGTTACGGCGTCAGCGTCTTCTGATCCAGTCACCGCCAGCGGGCCGCCGGATTTCTCCGGCGGCCCGTTCGCTGTCCTGGCTACCCGCCGTCCGCGGCGCGCTCGGCGTACCTCAGAAAAGAGCGGCGCCGAGCGGTCAGCCCGGCCGCCGCCCAGAGGCCAGTGCGGCGAGCACGGCGGCCAGCGGTACGACCGCCTCGGCGGCCGCCACCAGCCGCTCCGTCAACCCGATCCACGCGCCGTCGGTGAAGAACTCGACGGCGAACCAGCCGAGCAGTCCGAGGAGCGCCGTCGTCACCGCGAGCGCTGTCCAGCGGACGCGCGGAGCCGACCCGTCCGGTGGATCGCGCCGGGTTCGGCCGAGGGGCGGTGCCGCTCGACGGGGCACCGTCGGCGCCGCTCGGTGGGGCACCGCCAGGGCGGGCCAGACAGCCAACGCCACGAACGCCACCCCAGCGGCGACGACGTGCGTCGTCGAGCCGCCTCCCGGGTGTTGCGGGAACGCGACCAGAACCAGTGTGGCAAGGCCGCCCAGGGCGAGCAGCCCACGACCCGCCGGTGCCGCGACGACCAGGCCGAGTGCGGTTGCCAGGTGACAGATGCCCAGGCCAACCAGCCCTGCCGTCATGATCCAGCGTTGGTCGGCGTCGGCGGCGGCGAGCGCGCTGATGGTCTGCCGGACCGGGTCGAACTCGTCGGGTTGGGCGGCCTGCGCCAGCGTCCAGCCCCCGATCAGAAACAACGGTGCGCCAGCGGCCGACAGCAGGGCCCAGCGGGGAACGGCGGACATCGGGTGAGCGTAGCGGTGCGAACGGCCCCACTCCCGGGTCCGAGGCCTGGCATTCGGGCCGACACACCGTGACCTACGGCAGCCGATCGGGCCCTCGAGGAGCGGGCCCGATTGTGGGCCCGAGCGGATCCGGGGGTATGACGCCGCCGGTCGGCAACGTCGGACCGATGGCTGTCGCACCGCCGACGGCCCAGGCCAGGTGCGCCCGCCGGGCGGAGAGGATGGCCAGCAGTGGCCAAAGTGAGACCGCCACCGCCGTCACCCGCTCGGCCAGCCCAGTGCGGGACCCGCTGGTCACCTCGTACGCGCACCACCCGAAGAGCGCGAGCAGCACCACCGTGGCGCTCAGCCCCACCGCCCGACGGAACGCCCAGGGCGGGTCCGGCCTGCTCGGGTGCTCGGTGTCGTGTCCGCGCGGAAGCCACAGTGCCGATCCGGCCGGCCAGAGCGCCAAGGCGAGCACCGCCACTGTCGCCGCGATGCCGTGGCTGAGCGAACCGCCGACAGTGGGGCGGGGGAACGCGACCAGCGCGATGGTCGCCACCCCGCCGACGGCGAGCAGGAAACGGCTGGGCAATCCGGCCGCGTGCAGCACGGCGGCGACGGCCAGGTAGCAGCACCCGAGCAGCACCAGCGCGGTGATCATGATCCACGCGTCGACGGCCTCCTGCCCGGCCAACTCACTGATGGTGTCCCGGATCGGGTCGTAAC
This portion of the Micromonospora zamorensis genome encodes:
- a CDS encoding DUF998 domain-containing protein; translated protein: MRAVPNWAVATAAAAPLLLVAGWTVAEARQPAGYDPIRDTISELAGQEAVDAWIMITALVLLGCCYLAVAAVLHAAGLPSRFLLAVGGVATIALVAFPRPTVGGSLSHGIAATVAVLALALWPAGSALWLPRGHDTEHPSRPDPPWAFRRAVGLSATVVLLALFGWCAYEVTSGSRTGLAERVTAVAVSLWPLLAILSARRAHLAWAVGGATAIGPTLPTGGVIPPDPLGPTIGPAPRGPDRLP
- a CDS encoding DUF998 domain-containing protein, which produces MSAVPRWALLSAAGAPLFLIGGWTLAQAAQPDEFDPVRQTISALAAADADQRWIMTAGLVGLGICHLATALGLVVAAPAGRGLLALGGLATLVLVAFPQHPGGGSTTHVVAAGVAFVALAVWPALAVPHRAAPTVPRRAAPPLGRTRRDPPDGSAPRVRWTALAVTTALLGLLGWFAVEFFTDGAWIGLTERLVAAAEAVVPLAAVLAALASGRRPG